From a region of the Streptomyces tirandamycinicus genome:
- a CDS encoding DUF397 domain-containing protein, producing MSCRRGPGPHPGADRSPPAGRGPVPTRPARTGGECREVADGLAHVVPGRDSRAPHGPVLEVGAGAWPSFVGAIRSGELTR from the coding sequence CTGTCCTGCCGTCGGGGCCCGGGTCCACACCCCGGCGCAGACCGATCGCCGCCGGCAGGGCGAGGTCCCGTCCCGACTCGTCCGGCACGAACGGGTGGCGAATGCCGGGAAGTTGCCGACGGCCTCGCCCATGTCGTTCCCGGCCGCGACTCCAGGGCGCCCCACGGGCCCGTCCTCGAGGTCGGTGCCGGAGCGTGGCCGTCGTTCGTCGGGGCGATCAGGTCCGGGGAGCTCACCCGCTGA
- a CDS encoding SseB family protein, which translates to MYGYDQTPGGQQHYGPPPQQPMSGAGMPGAGMPGAGMPGAGYGEQPLYPEPSPPSLADAVRAFTTGSLSAEDFQQIFATSKVYCPRGENPGFLALHNTQQPVIPMFSSLKELRRYAGKESKYFVITGAEVIDLLPTGYGFVLDMEGEHRMVFDAKAVEQMVDFAMRRMYG; encoded by the coding sequence ATGTACGGCTACGACCAGACCCCCGGCGGTCAGCAGCACTACGGCCCTCCGCCGCAGCAGCCGATGTCGGGTGCGGGCATGCCCGGAGCCGGGATGCCGGGTGCCGGGATGCCCGGGGCGGGCTATGGAGAGCAGCCGCTGTACCCCGAGCCGTCACCCCCCTCGCTCGCCGACGCGGTGCGGGCCTTCACCACGGGGTCGCTCTCCGCGGAGGACTTCCAGCAGATCTTCGCGACCTCGAAGGTGTACTGCCCGCGCGGCGAGAACCCGGGTTTTCTGGCCCTGCACAACACGCAGCAGCCGGTGATCCCGATGTTCAGCTCGCTCAAGGAGCTGCGCCGCTACGCGGGCAAGGAGTCCAAGTACTTCGTGATCACGGGCGCCGAGGTGATCGATCTGCTGCCCACCGGGTACGGCTTCGTCCTCGACATGGAGGGCGAGCACCGGATGGTCTTCGACGCGAAGGCCGTGGAGCAGATGGTCGACTTCGCGATGCGGCGCATGTACGGCTGA
- a CDS encoding M18 family aminopeptidase gives MNSRAASPSPTPFDRGHTEDMMSFLAASPSPYHAVANVAGRLDKAGFRRVEETDAWDGAAGGRYVLRGGAVIAWYVPEGAPAHTPFRIVGAHTDSPNLRVKPEPDMGAHGWRQIAVEIYGGPLLNSWLDRDLGIAGRLTLRDGSARLVNIDRPLLRVPQLAIHMDRSIHEKGLQLDKQRHMQPVWGLGDTVRQGDLISFLEEESGLPPGEVTGWDLMTHAVEAPAFLGRNRELVAGPRMDNLLSVHAGTAALAAVSGRDDLPYIPVLAAFDHEENGSQADTGADGPLLGSVLERSVFARGGTYEDRARAFAGTVCLSSDTGHAVHPNYAERHDPTHHPRPNRGPILKVNANQRYATDGSGRAVFAAACERADVEWQTFVSNNAMPCGTTIGPITAARHGIRTVDIGVAILSMHSARELCGSDDPYLLANALVAFLEG, from the coding sequence ATGAACAGCCGTGCAGCCTCCCCGTCGCCCACGCCCTTCGACCGCGGCCACACCGAGGACATGATGTCCTTCCTGGCGGCGAGCCCCTCGCCGTACCACGCGGTGGCGAACGTCGCCGGGCGGCTGGACAAGGCCGGGTTCCGGCGGGTCGAGGAGACCGACGCCTGGGACGGGGCCGCTGGCGGCAGGTACGTGCTCCGGGGCGGCGCCGTCATCGCCTGGTACGTACCGGAGGGCGCGCCGGCCCACACCCCCTTCCGCATCGTCGGCGCCCACACCGACTCCCCCAACCTCCGTGTCAAGCCGGAACCGGACATGGGCGCGCACGGCTGGCGTCAGATCGCCGTCGAGATCTACGGCGGACCGCTGCTGAACTCCTGGCTCGACCGCGACCTCGGCATCGCCGGGCGGCTCACCCTGCGGGACGGCTCCGCCCGCCTGGTGAACATCGACCGCCCGCTGCTGCGCGTGCCCCAGCTCGCGATCCACATGGACCGCTCGATCCATGAGAAGGGGCTTCAGCTCGACAAGCAGAGGCACATGCAGCCCGTCTGGGGTCTCGGCGACACCGTCAGGCAGGGCGACCTGATCTCCTTCCTGGAGGAGGAGAGCGGGCTCCCGCCCGGCGAGGTCACCGGCTGGGACCTGATGACCCACGCCGTGGAGGCCCCCGCGTTCCTCGGCCGCAACCGCGAACTCGTGGCCGGGCCGCGGATGGACAACCTGCTCTCCGTGCACGCGGGGACCGCGGCGCTCGCCGCCGTCTCCGGCCGGGACGACCTGCCGTACATCCCCGTCCTCGCCGCCTTCGACCACGAGGAGAACGGCTCCCAGGCCGACACCGGCGCGGACGGCCCGCTGCTCGGATCGGTGCTGGAGCGCTCGGTGTTCGCCCGCGGCGGCACGTACGAGGACCGCGCCCGGGCCTTCGCCGGCACCGTCTGCCTGTCCTCCGACACCGGCCACGCCGTCCACCCCAACTACGCGGAGCGCCACGACCCGACGCACCACCCCCGCCCCAACCGCGGCCCCATCCTGAAGGTCAACGCCAACCAGCGGTACGCGACGGACGGCAGCGGCCGGGCCGTGTTCGCGGCCGCCTGCGAGCGCGCCGATGTGGAGTGGCAGACCTTCGTCTCCAACAACGCGATGCCGTGCGGCACGACGATCGGCCCGATCACCGCCGCCCGCCACGGGATCCGGACCGTCGACATCGGCGTGGCGATCCTCTCGATGCACAGCGCCCGCGAACTCTGCGGCTCGGACGACCCGTACCTGCTGGCCAACGCGCTGGTGGCGTTCCTGGAGGGCTGA
- a CDS encoding pirin family protein: MPAVTVQNPLTLPRVTAAGDAVQRPVLAVTTAPQGYEGEGFPVRRAFAGINYTYLDPFIMMDQMGEVEYAPGEPKGTPWHPHRGFETVTYLIDGTFVHQDSNGGGGTIRNGDTQWMTAGSGLLHIEAPPEDLVMSGGLFHGLQLWVNLPAANKMMDPRYQDIRGGQVQLLTSPDGGALLRVIAGELDGHQGPGITHTPITMVHATLRPGAQITLPWREDFNGLAYVLAGRGAVGAERRPVHMGQTAVFGEGGALTVRADDTQDTVGTGDLEIVLLGGRPIREPMAHYGPFVMNTREELQQAFEDFQKGRLGTVPAVHGM; this comes from the coding sequence ATGCCCGCAGTGACTGTCCAGAACCCGCTGACCCTGCCGCGCGTGACCGCGGCCGGTGACGCCGTGCAGCGTCCCGTACTGGCCGTGACCACGGCGCCCCAGGGGTACGAGGGAGAGGGCTTCCCGGTGCGCCGCGCGTTCGCCGGGATCAACTACACGTACCTCGACCCGTTCATCATGATGGACCAGATGGGCGAGGTGGAGTACGCGCCCGGGGAGCCGAAGGGCACCCCCTGGCACCCGCACCGCGGCTTCGAGACGGTCACGTACCTGATCGACGGCACCTTCGTCCACCAGGACAGCAACGGCGGAGGCGGGACCATCCGCAACGGCGACACCCAGTGGATGACTGCGGGCTCCGGGCTGCTCCACATCGAGGCCCCGCCGGAGGACCTGGTCATGAGCGGCGGCCTCTTCCACGGGCTGCAGCTCTGGGTGAACCTTCCCGCGGCGAACAAGATGATGGACCCGCGCTACCAGGACATCCGCGGCGGCCAGGTCCAGCTGCTCACCTCCCCCGACGGCGGCGCCCTGCTGCGCGTGATCGCCGGTGAGCTCGACGGGCACCAGGGGCCCGGCATCACCCACACCCCGATCACTATGGTCCACGCGACCCTGCGGCCGGGCGCGCAGATCACCCTGCCGTGGCGCGAGGACTTCAACGGCCTCGCGTACGTCCTCGCCGGGCGCGGCGCGGTCGGCGCCGAGCGGCGGCCCGTGCACATGGGCCAGACGGCGGTGTTCGGCGAGGGCGGTGCGCTGACCGTGCGGGCCGACGACACACAGGACACCGTCGGCACCGGTGACCTGGAGATCGTGCTGCTCGGCGGGCGGCCCATCCGGGAGCCGATGGCGCACTACGGGCCGTTCGTCATGAACACCCGCGAGGAGCTGCAGCAGGCGTTCGAGGACTTCCAGAAGGGCCGCCTCGGCACGGTCCCGGCAGTCCACGGCATGTGA
- a CDS encoding NHL domain-containing thioredoxin family protein yields the protein MNDAASAPTPAPAPRRARVRAPELIGKGGWINTGGKDLKLADFRGRTLILDFWTFCCINCLHVLDELRELEEKHRDTTVVVGVHSPKFVHEADHQAVVDAVERYGVHHPVLDDPELATWKQYAVRAWPTLVVIDPEGYVVAQHAGEGHAHAIERLVEQLEAEHEAKGTLRRGDGPYVPPEPVATDLRFPGKALRLPSGRFLVSDTTRHQLVELEADGETLVRRIGDGDFREPQGLALLPSGKVIVADTVNHALRTVDPGTGAVERVAGTGRQWWQGSPTSGPALEVDLSSPWDVAWWQGRVWIAMAGVHQLWTYDPETGTVEVAAGTTNEGLVDGPAAEAWFAQPSGLAAAGDRLWIADSETSALRWIDTGGVVHTAVGTGLFDFGHRDGDAGQALLQHPLGVTALPDGSVAVSDTYNHALRRYDPATGEVTTLATDLREPSGAVLDGGEIVVVESARHRLTRLRLPEEAVRVEGVAHRTQRAATEVAPGTLRLDVVFQAPEGQKLDTRYGPSTRLLVSSTPPELLAKGAGAGTDLFRELELDPAVTEGVLHVSAMAASCDDPAGGTSRSETGGEYPACHVHRQDWGVPVRLTRDGASRLPLVLAGLDDA from the coding sequence ATGAACGATGCTGCCTCGGCGCCCACCCCCGCGCCCGCGCCCCGCCGTGCCCGTGTCCGTGCTCCCGAGCTGATCGGCAAGGGCGGCTGGATCAATACCGGCGGGAAGGATCTGAAGCTCGCCGACTTCCGAGGTCGCACATTGATCTTGGATTTTTGGACCTTCTGCTGCATCAACTGCCTGCACGTCCTGGACGAGCTGCGCGAGCTCGAGGAGAAGCACCGCGACACCACGGTGGTCGTCGGCGTCCACTCGCCGAAGTTCGTGCACGAGGCCGATCACCAGGCCGTGGTCGACGCCGTCGAGCGGTACGGGGTGCACCACCCCGTCCTCGACGACCCGGAGCTCGCCACGTGGAAGCAGTACGCGGTACGGGCCTGGCCGACGCTCGTGGTGATCGACCCCGAGGGGTACGTGGTCGCACAGCACGCGGGCGAGGGCCATGCGCACGCCATCGAGCGGCTGGTGGAGCAGCTGGAGGCCGAGCACGAGGCGAAGGGCACGCTGCGGCGCGGGGACGGGCCGTATGTGCCGCCGGAGCCGGTCGCGACGGATCTCCGCTTCCCGGGGAAGGCGCTGCGGCTGCCCTCCGGGCGTTTCCTGGTCTCCGACACGACGCGGCACCAGTTGGTCGAGCTGGAGGCGGACGGCGAGACTCTGGTGCGGCGGATCGGCGACGGCGACTTCCGGGAGCCGCAGGGGCTCGCGCTGCTGCCGTCGGGGAAGGTGATCGTCGCCGACACCGTGAACCACGCGCTGCGGACGGTCGATCCCGGGACCGGAGCCGTCGAGCGGGTCGCGGGGACGGGGCGGCAGTGGTGGCAGGGGTCGCCGACGTCGGGCCCGGCGCTGGAGGTGGATCTCTCCTCGCCGTGGGACGTGGCCTGGTGGCAGGGCAGGGTGTGGATCGCGATGGCCGGGGTCCACCAGCTGTGGACGTACGACCCGGAGACCGGCACGGTCGAGGTGGCCGCGGGCACGACCAACGAGGGCCTGGTGGACGGACCGGCGGCCGAGGCGTGGTTCGCGCAACCGTCCGGGCTGGCCGCGGCCGGGGACCGGCTGTGGATCGCCGACTCGGAGACCTCCGCGCTGCGGTGGATCGACACCGGCGGAGTCGTGCACACCGCCGTCGGCACCGGCCTCTTCGACTTCGGGCACCGGGACGGGGACGCCGGACAGGCCCTGCTCCAGCACCCGCTGGGCGTCACCGCGCTGCCCGACGGCTCGGTGGCGGTGTCCGACACGTACAACCACGCGCTGCGCCGTTACGACCCGGCGACCGGTGAGGTGACGACCCTCGCCACCGATCTGCGCGAGCCTTCCGGCGCGGTGCTGGACGGCGGGGAGATCGTCGTCGTGGAGTCGGCGCGGCACCGCCTGACGCGGCTGCGGCTCCCCGAGGAGGCCGTCCGGGTCGAGGGTGTGGCGCACCGTACGCAGCGGGCGGCCACCGAGGTGGCGCCGGGGACGCTGCGGCTCGACGTGGTCTTCCAGGCGCCCGAGGGGCAGAAGCTCGACACCCGCTACGGGCCCTCGACCAGGCTGCTGGTGTCGTCGACCCCGCCGGAGCTGCTGGCCAAGGGCGCGGGTGCGGGCACGGACCTCTTCCGGGAGCTGGAGCTGGACCCGGCGGTGACCGAGGGCGTGCTGCACGTCTCGGCGATGGCCGCGTCCTGCGACGATCCGGCTGGGGGCACCTCCCGGTCGGAGACCGGGGGAGAGTACCCGGCGTGCCATGTGCACCGGCAGGACTGGGGCGTTCCGGTCCGGCTGACCCGCGACGGCGCGTCCCGGCTGCCGCTGGTCCTGGCGGGCCTGGACGACGCCTGA
- a CDS encoding acyl-CoA dehydrogenase, with the protein MGHYKSNLRDIEFNLFEVLGRDKLYGTGPFAEMDVETAKSILDEIARLAENDLAESFADADRNPPVFDPETNTAPVPESFKKSYKAFMDSEYWRLGLPEEIGGTTAPRSLVWSYAELLLGSNPAIWMYSSGPAFAGILYEEGNEAQKKVAQIAVEKRWGSTMVLTEPDAGSDVGAGRAKAIQQDDGSWHIEGVKRFITSGEHDMEENILHYVLARPEGHGPGTKGLSLFLVPKFHFDWETGELGERNGVYATNVEHKMGLKASNTCEITFGDKHPAKGWLIGDKHDGIRQMFMIIEFARMMVGTKAISTLSTGYLNALEYAKERVQGPDLANFMDKTAPKVTITHHPDVRRSLMTQKAYAEGMRALVLYTASVQDEIAFKEAADEDATSLHGLNDLLLPIVKGYGSEKAYEQLAQSLQIFGGSGYLQEYPIEQYIRDAKIDTLYEGTTAIQGQDYFFRKIVRDQGASLNALAEEIKKFLAVGTGGEELAGARDALSKAAVDLEAIVGRMLTDLTATGEDVRNIYKVGLNTTRLLLASGDVVVGYLLLRGAAVAAEKLETASAKDKAFYQGKIAAAKFFAANVLPGVSMAREIAEGVDNELMDLDEAAF; encoded by the coding sequence ATGGGGCACTACAAGTCGAATCTCCGCGACATCGAGTTCAACCTCTTCGAGGTCCTCGGGCGCGACAAGCTGTACGGCACGGGCCCGTTCGCGGAGATGGACGTCGAGACCGCCAAGAGCATCCTCGACGAGATCGCCCGCCTCGCGGAGAACGACCTCGCCGAGTCCTTCGCCGACGCCGACCGCAACCCGCCGGTCTTCGACCCCGAGACCAACACCGCTCCGGTGCCGGAGAGCTTCAAGAAGAGCTACAAGGCCTTCATGGACTCCGAGTACTGGCGCCTCGGCCTCCCCGAGGAGATCGGCGGCACCACCGCGCCGCGCTCCCTCGTCTGGTCCTACGCCGAGCTGCTCCTCGGCTCGAACCCGGCGATATGGATGTACTCCTCGGGCCCGGCGTTCGCCGGCATCCTCTACGAGGAGGGCAACGAGGCGCAGAAGAAGGTCGCCCAGATCGCGGTCGAGAAGCGGTGGGGCTCCACCATGGTCCTCACCGAGCCCGACGCGGGCTCGGACGTCGGCGCGGGCCGCGCGAAGGCGATCCAGCAGGACGACGGCTCCTGGCACATCGAGGGCGTGAAGCGCTTCATCACCTCCGGTGAGCACGACATGGAGGAGAACATCCTCCACTACGTCCTCGCCCGCCCCGAGGGCCACGGCCCCGGCACCAAGGGCCTGTCCCTCTTCCTCGTGCCGAAGTTCCACTTCGACTGGGAGACCGGCGAGCTGGGCGAGCGCAACGGCGTCTACGCCACCAACGTCGAGCACAAGATGGGCCTCAAGGCGTCCAACACGTGCGAGATCACCTTCGGCGACAAGCACCCCGCCAAGGGCTGGCTGATCGGCGACAAGCACGACGGCATCCGCCAGATGTTCATGATCATCGAGTTCGCCCGCATGATGGTCGGCACCAAGGCGATCTCCACGCTGTCGACGGGCTACCTCAACGCACTGGAGTACGCCAAGGAGCGCGTCCAGGGCCCCGACCTGGCCAACTTCATGGACAAGACCGCGCCCAAGGTCACCATCACCCACCACCCCGACGTGCGCCGCTCGCTCATGACGCAGAAGGCGTACGCGGAGGGCATGCGCGCCCTCGTCCTCTACACCGCGTCGGTGCAGGACGAGATCGCGTTCAAGGAGGCCGCGGACGAGGACGCCACGTCCCTGCACGGCCTGAACGACCTGCTGCTGCCGATCGTGAAGGGCTACGGCTCCGAGAAGGCGTACGAGCAGCTCGCCCAGTCGCTGCAGATCTTCGGCGGCTCCGGGTACCTGCAGGAGTACCCGATCGAGCAGTACATCCGCGACGCCAAGATCGACACCCTCTACGAGGGCACCACGGCGATCCAGGGCCAGGACTACTTCTTCCGGAAGATCGTCCGCGACCAGGGCGCCTCGCTGAACGCGCTCGCCGAGGAGATCAAGAAGTTCCTCGCGGTCGGCACCGGCGGCGAGGAGCTGGCCGGCGCCCGCGACGCCCTCTCCAAGGCCGCCGTCGACCTGGAGGCGATCGTCGGGCGGATGCTCACCGACCTCACCGCCACGGGCGAGGACGTCAGGAACATCTACAAGGTCGGCCTCAACACCACCCGCCTGCTGCTCGCCTCCGGTGACGTCGTCGTCGGCTACCTGCTGCTGCGCGGAGCGGCCGTCGCCGCCGAGAAGCTGGAGACCGCCTCCGCCAAGGACAAGGCGTTCTACCAGGGCAAGATCGCGGCCGCGAAGTTCTTCGCCGCCAACGTCCTGCCGGGCGTCTCGATGGCCCGCGAGATCGCCGAGGGCGTCGACAACGAGCTGATGGACCTGGACGAGGCGGCCTTCTAG